The Megalobrama amblycephala isolate DHTTF-2021 linkage group LG1, ASM1881202v1, whole genome shotgun sequence genome segment agtctgtatgaatttctttcttctgctgaacacaaaagaaggtattttaaagaatactgacttccatagtatggggaaaaaaaatactatggaagtcaatggggcccatcaactgtttagttacccatattctttaaaataccttcttttgtgtttagcagaagaaagaaattcatacagatttGTATGTATCAGACTTGTAACAACTTGAGGGCGAATAAATGATCTCGGAATAttcctttttgggtgagctatccctATAAAGGCCTAGGTGAGACTTTTGGGAAGCTCTCTTTGTATTATGAGATGGCTGAACTTGCACATaaaggcccagtttcacagacagggtttaagctaagccaggattaggccttagggCATATAAGTAGCTTTTGTAAAGGTACcctagggaaaaaaaagaaaacattactggtgtgcatcttcagacaaaacaatggctctgacatatGTTAAGAAATGTCAGTGAAagctgctttcagttaaaacagctcaaacatgcattttagtctgggactaacttaagccttgtctgtgaaaccgggggaaagACCTTTGATGTAGAGGCCTTTGAAGCAGAAACAAAGAGGCTAATGGACTCTAAAGGAAACCGGGATTGAAACTTGTCAAGGGTATGAAAACTTTGCATGATAATCTTCTGTTGCTGAGGGGTTATGAATATAAATTTCTCATAAATTCCCTTACTTCTGTCAGATTATCCTTCCTTTACCTCTGCAACATAAAAACATACACCAATCAATCTTTTTAATTATAACTTTTTATAATGTATGTTAGATGTTATAGAATATACatgtaatattttgaattagttttcattttaatgttatttaaaagttGTATTAATTTTTAAGCTGATAATTCCTTACTGATAGTGGATATTTACCCAGAATAAAAACAACTGAATCTGCTTCTGTTTTTACATTTACCTCTATTAATACCTTCTACCTTTGCAATAACTTAATTATCTCTGTACCTGTCCTTAGTGGCCACAGTAAAACTCACACTCTCATGTCTTTCAGCTGTTGGACACAAAGTCCACAGACCGCACACAGACTTTGTTACACTTCATTGCGAATATGGTGCATGAGAAATACCCTGAACTTACCTCCTTCCACACTGAACTGCGCTTTGTAGACAAGGCTGCACTGGGTAAGACATATACAGTTCTAATGATACAACAACTATAGTTAATATACAGTTACAACACATACATCATATACTTTACATACTATAAATATGTGAAACACAGTACAATCATTGCTTATCAATTATTAATGTagtgttttttctttctcttttgctCTCAGTGTCTTTGGACAGTGTGCTACAGGAAGTGAGGTCTCTGGAGAGAGGGATGGAAGGAACCAAGAAAGAGTTCCTAGTGCAGGATGACATCCCAGCGCTGAAAGAGTTTGTTAAAGCCAACAGTGACATATTAGACTCACTTGTTAAAGATGGCAAGAGCGCACAGGTGAGACCACAGGAGCATGTATGCAGACATGCACATAAACACAAACTATTTGACAAACTAATTCTTGCTGACCTTTTCTCTTCTGCAAACAAGGAGGCGTACACGTCTGTAGTGGAGTACTATGGAGAGAACCCAAAGACGACGCAGCCTTCCATGTTCTTCCCACTCTTTGTCAGGTTCATCAGAGCTTATAAGGTGAGAGATACAGTCCAGCTATTGAACATGTTCATGTCAAAACATACACTTAtttaaagctgtttaatcaTTTACATGCTTAGAGGAATTACTTGAAGTACGTAAAgtaataaaatgtgaaataagCATGTTAAATGAGCTGAGCTCTATACAAAGATCTGCACCATTTGATTATTAATTACCATGACGGTGTATTATTGTCACACAACAGCAAGCGGAACAAGACAATGAACAGAAGAAAAAACAGGAGATTGCAGCAGAAGAACAGGCGGCCCCTTCCCCAAAGAAGAAAGATGGCACCCCTCAAAAggtttatttacaaatattatattatatatatatataatcaattaacactgctattgtcattttttacaagatggacaaaatttatCAAACAATGTTAACAttctgatatctagctagcaaaaggacaattaaaccttttatatttagtacaagtttttaaaatattacaacattttccatgttttatagcggttgtaccgaatgacctgatgtttcgggacatgcgtatgagcaagtgaaaatatgaatttttcaaatagttaagagagttagttactttgcttcatgaccatgtgctCCTTTGCatgtgtctgaatgatgtcacatccggTCACATGACTTGATTCAAAacggtccctttatattggttactccgaatgacatcaatgaaattattttttccagacattctttctcataacaaagcaacgacttaaTTTTGATTCAGTAAAAAAGATCTAGTtttactaccttacatactttggatgtcatatctttgttttttattattattaaggcctctggacaaaaaaaaaaatgacccatgtCATTGactcacatacatacacatatatatatatatatatatatatatatatatatatatatatatatatatgcaccattttattttgtttaaataaagcaatGACTGTAACTGCACTACTGAAGTTATTCCCCTGAAAAACTTTCTCCTACTCTGATCAGGGTCCCATGATGCCCAAAATGCCTCAGATGGACCTGATTGCAGAGCTAAAGAAGAGACAGGTGAAGCCCCAAGTCACAGATGGAGCCATTGAGGGCATTATCACAGGTAAAAATGTGTTACAGACTTACAAATTATACCATAAACActttccttaaaggtgccctagaactttttttttacaagatgtaatataagtctaaggtgtcccctggatgtgtctgaagtttcagctcaaaataccccatagattttttttaattcatttttttaactgtatattttggggcataattagaaatgagccgattcagggtgtgtggccctttaaatctcatgctccatgccccaagagctcatgcttgccttaaacaacataaaaaaaaaagttcaaacagctaataaaaccctcaaaatggatctttacaaagtgttcgtcatgcagcatgtctaatcgcgtaagtacagcgtttattttgatgtttacattgattctgaatgagtttgaggctgtgctccgtggctaaagctaacattacacactgttggagagatttataaagaatgaagatgtttttatgaattatacagactgcaagtgtttaaaaatgaaaatagcgacggctcttgtctctgtgaatacagtaataaatgatggtaactttaaccacatttaacagtacattagcaacatgctaacgaaacatttagaaagacagtttacaaatatcactaaaaatatcatgctatcatggatcatgtcagttattattgctccatctgccatttttcgctgttgttcttgcttgcttacctagtctgatgattcagctgtgcacatccagatgttctgcccttgtctaatgccttgaacatgggctggcatatgcaaatattgggggcgtacatattaatgatcccgactgttacataacagtcggtgttatgttgagattcgcctgttcttcggaggtcttttaaacaaatgagatttacaaaagaaggaggaaacaatggtgtttgagactcactgtatgtcttttccatgtactgaactcttgttatttaactatgccgaggtaaattcaatttgtgaatctagggcacctttaagatatacTTTTTATGGTTTAAACTGGCAAGGGTGATTTGCCGCCTAATTCAACTATTCTATATTCTTGGtcacattacatttaatatataataaccTAAATGGTAAGACccctattatttttttttttttttcatgtgtctgtgtgttatTAGATTTAAGAAATTCACCCTACAGAAGAGGTGATGGTCGGAGAGCAGCTCCACGACAAGATAACTGAGGGTTACCTTAAGACACTTCTCTCCTTCTCACTGGACACTTCTGTAAATAAAAACCTGGACTTATTCTTTATATTGTAAAACTTTTTCATTCTGTACATTGAGTAAATGACTCTGGCAAAAACACATTCACAGATAATGCACACAAAGAGTCACACTAACAAACACATCACATGTTCTGAAATTGAGAATCTGTTAAAAGCCATCGTAATGTAATTGTACATAAGCATAAACAATTTTGTactatcacatttttttttgtgaatgtaaacaatTACTTGAGATTAAATGTTCATATTGCTTATGAAACTGTGCTCACAGATGAAAACAGTACTTTTATACAGCCTATATAggaaatacacatttttaattttacaattcTTAAATAAAGgtaaaggttaaaaaaaaaaaaaaaaatgtacagtagtttatcatttatatatatcatgctctgaaagaaaaaaaaagactcagTGGAAATGTTGTCATAGAAGAGAGCTGTACTTTATTAGACACACAACCACAGCAAGTATGTACAAAAGGTCTCAGCtctcaacattttctcacagaaaagaaaaaaaataaagtcacattTCTCACAAAGTTATCATGGCATTCACACTGacaaattaatttctttttcttctgtaTCTAGGTGTTTATATATCTAATTTGTATATAGAGCGATTCAGTTGGTACATTACTCTAGTCTAGAGATGGGAGGGTCACAGCGTGGGTAAAGGGCTCGCACCGTTACTGGAGCGTTGATGGTCAGAGCTGAGTTTAATCTGCTCAGTCATTCAGTAAAACACACTCAGAGCTTGCCAATCAAGTCTGGTTACCACATCACCACAGGTTACAGTAAGACTGGACATGCCTGAGCCACAAAGAAATCAGACatataaaaagtaatttttttcctATTTCGACTCTACAGCTGTGAACCTCATATCAGTGCACTCACTATTATCTCTGTTgactctttaaaaaacaaacaaaaaaaaaaaccatgtagataactttgttttttaaaatcatcTGCACCGTGCGATTGCTCTTAGAATGTACATGCATTGctataattattgtttttagtatttttaaacttttaatatataCCTTATAACTCcatctttaaataaaactttttttttctggacaTAATTTTGTAGGACTCTAATAATTAAGCTTTTATTTACATGTTATAGTCTTAttatctgtcttttttttttttttcttttactgttTTGTAGTATTTTATTACTATTGTTTGATGTCAGAATTTTGTAACATCCATACATCCATGTAGAAAAATCTCACTTAAGGGACTAAAGAGCTCTGGTAAAATATTCTACATAAAGACGTTCCTTCATAGACTATTTAACAAATAACGTGCTTTCTCcaaattatgttatttttgGCCTAGTAAACCAGATATACTGTAACTAGCAGAAGCATCCAGCTCCTCCTATTTCCTGCTGTCTTTCCGGGGGGAAAACTCTAACCTGTCAAAATGTGCAGATTTTGGCAGAAACGCTTAAGTTTAGTTGAAAAAGGCATTTGTTCATTGtctcaatttaaacatttgtttgttAGTAGAGTCTCACGGTGGAACTATACTTATAAGCAAAGAAGTTGCAGACTTACTCCCTTCCACTAGAGGACAGACGAGGGCCGTGCCATTTCATTTACAAGTTGTTAATTTCACGCAAAGCAACAAATTAACACTTAGCAAATGACATTCTCAGGTCACGATACAGATCATTAGAGCTTCATAAGTATCAGCAATAAACCAGATTTGACCCAGATCACATTACTTCAATTCTTGGCTGGATAgaggcttttttctttttcttttttttctttttcagattcACCCAACACTTGAAAactcataaaattataattaacaaaACTAATCAACCTGTGGTTAAAATGCAGATATACATTATACATGAACTGGACTGTACAgagtaatattttaaactcaataTACAAAACACTTCTCttatgaataaatcattttctAGTGTGCTATATATTTCCTCaggattacaaaaacaaaaatatgtacaAATAAATCTCAGTTAAtataaaatcaacaaaaaaaaaaatatacaaacgCAAATCTTGcatcatacatttttttccaaCCGTGTTGAGTGAAAAATAAATGACTAACTTTAAAGATATCACGTGTGAGCTGATGTCTTCTGAGAGAAAGATCTTACTTTTAAAAAGGGAGATTTCACCACATTCCTACACATGTGCATTGCAGTCTCTGAGGGGGTCAAGAAAGTCTTGGCTCACATATTTCTACCAATGGCTTTACTAAGAGGATGAAATGTACTTCCTGACAGGAAGTGCTGTAGATTCGTAGCCTCTCCATTCAAGCATGAAACCCACTTCTCGTTTCTGAGAAATCGTAGCCACAAGGGTAACGTTTTGATCGTTTGAGTGTGCTCACTGCAGCATGAATTGCTAAATTCGTCTCGTTTGCTATTTTGTACTAGCAGTTTTGTCTGGGTCCTTAAATAGGCCTTTAGCAGCAGAGCTGCGAATATGACGCTTACTGGGAACTTTccagacagagagaaaaatcAAGAAAAGTTTCAATCTTTTTggacaaatgtaattttaaggAGTTAGCAAAGCAGTGAGCCACCTGGTTGCTCAACTTTTTGTGTTACTAGCAGATACAGACATGAATTCAAATAAAGCTTCATTTTGATCCTTCATTGACAAAAGTTAAATTCAAACAACACCATAGTCAAGCCATGCCTTAAATGAAGACGTTTCCATGCATGTAACAGCCTACGCTTGGCCTTTTTGCCTCTCGCAGTGCCTCCCCATGTGATTCATTGTGAATTTCGGACATGAATTACAGGCCTATTTGGCTGCGAGACACGGAGTAACACCACTAATCTCTCTCTCTGGCCATTTACTCTCGCTGTCGACCTAGTGCTTAAGCCATTATTTTAAACCCTGCATCACGAGCAATCAATTTCACACATTCGTTTCGTTAGAAAGCTGGAAAAATCTCCCCTTTTGCTCCGTTCAACTCAttcttttcacatttaaatTCTCTGAGCTCAAACTGCAGGTTGTGTGGCATTGATAAATTCACAACATAGGAATACACTTGTGAGAAAGCTTTAacattgtgtgtctgtgtgtgtcatgAGAACTGGAATGAGAAAAGATGATGAGTGGGCATAACCAGAGCCTCAatgaccaaaaaacaaaaccactCAGTATGCAAAATGTGTGACATATTTGTATCCCCACCCAAGGTAATCATAGACAGTCACACAATTACCTTCTTACAATGAAAATGAATCTTAGTGTCTGTGGCTTTGATAGACAAGCAAGGAAGGGTTTGATCAGCTCATTAGGAAAAAGGATGAGTTGGAATGCTCTACCGCACAGATGTCTTCCACTCAATGGATCATGTCCCTCAGTCCTTACATTGTGAACCTAaccatctgtttgtttgttcattttaaattggaatTAAATTTCACAATCTGGGAGGCCAAAAGGTTAAAACAGCTTGTGCCGAACATTTGATGATTGTCAGATCATTGTACTTTCTCTAGCCTCTAAAACCTGTTGTGCTTCTTTTAACGACAACTAGGGAAGTTTCCTAAATATATCCTTACATAGAAACTGTGACTAATAAGAACTTGAAAAAACAGCCCCCAAACCATTTCACAATATCCTCAGGTGATAGAAAGTAGGACTCCAGTTTCCAACAATTCCTCTTCTGCCATGACAACTTGTTAAAGCAAACATGTAAAATTGCTGTTTGAAGACCTATTTGAGCGTAAATGAAAATAACGCTTGACTCTTAGGCAGTGCATGTGCATTAAAAGgatattttacacaaaaatgaaaatactgtcatttactcaccccatgtaattccaaacctgtatgactttcttctgtggaacacaaaagatgatattttgaagaatgtttttgaCCACACAAATTCAGAAAGTAAGTTTGGAACAATTTAAgaatgagtaaatcatgacagaatgttcattaatgggtgagctatccctttaaggaagtGTATAATCAGCAAAATGTTAATCATAGCACCAATTTCAGTTATTTTCTTTTAGCATTACGACTGATAGCCAAAATCTACATTAGAACGAGTGACATTTCCTTCACATTaagtttttgctgtatttttttttaacattcctTTTGTTGATATAGATATGAGCAATAAAACGTCTCAACAAACACCGACTACTACAGTACTCACTTTCGATTATTGCAACTCTACTTGGTTTTACATAGTCTTACAGTCTTGATTTTACACTTGATGGACATCTACCGAACTCAGCTAGATCTCCAACATGTGAGATTTGGCAAATGAATGAGGGTTTGGGTAAAGAGTCCTTCCCCAGGCCTCCCGTGGGTGGTGTGATGCTGGCTGTGCGGTGGAGCTGGAAACAGGCTGGTGGTGAGTGTCCAAGCCCATCTGTTGGTTGGAACTGGCAGAAATGCATGGTAGGTAGAGTTTACAGTTTGGATCTACTCACAAACTGAAGAAAAGTGGACCCGCGATGCAGAAAGGTAAGTAAGTTATCTGCCTCAGTGCACCACATGTCCGTTATCCGAAAGGCGACTTGGTAGGGATAGATTCGGAAACAAAAGCTACAGAAACTAAGCCCCCAAAAAAACTTTCTTTTAGGTACGTTGCATTTCATCTACTTGTGCTGTCTGCATCCTACATAAGAAACAATTCCAGAAATGTCCTTCCTTATTCCCCATCATCCCGAGTCACCGTCTTGGGTTCAGTCTTGTTCCGCTCCTTGTCAAACTCCAGGCTGTGGATGGCGGTGGGTTTCAGGGCTAGCGAGGACAGACTCAGAGAGGTGAGAGCAGAGGGTGATGAGGGTGAGGAAGAGGACGTGGGTGAGGTTGGAGAGGGAGGGGAGCGACCGTTGGAGATGGGAAGAGGAAGGCTTGAGGAGCTGAAGTTCTGCTCTCTCAGTAACCGGTGGTGTCTGAAGGTGGACGAGAGGAGGAGGGACTCGGCTGAGAGGCTGGACGCGGAAAGGCTAGCCAGAAGTGCTTTGGCCTGGTTGGAGGAGGCCGTCAAGGAGGACAGCGCTACCTCCTGGGGGTACTTCCGCAATCTGGAGGGCAGGTGGCCGGAGAAGCTAGCAGCTCTGGTGCTTGCGAGGAGCGACTCGGTTGTTCTGGCTCTGCTGATGTTCAGACTCAGAGCCTGAGGGTTGGATGGTGAAGGCAAAGTGAGGGGGATAAAAGAGTAGGTAGAGAAGAAACAGAGCATAAAAACTGAGAATAAAGACATTTTGCGAGGTGTTTAAGGTTTGGTTTAGCTGTAATGTGTCATTAATTTCTCCCACAAGACACTTTCTCTAAGGAATGAATGAGGCTCTGGAGAATATTGACTGCATGATGTTTTAGGCCATTTAAACCTATATAGGATCGACTAGGAGGAACTGGGGAAAGGATTGTAGGCTTCAGTGAGGAGATGCTGATGAAGACGACGGAGGAGGAGGTGGACAAGCCTTGGTCAGGTCAGGTTGGTTTGGGTCGCTCACTTCTGCTCACTGGGTCGAGGGGTTGGACGTGAATGGTTGCCAAGAGGGCCGACGAAGGATGGCAGGTGACACGCAGGTAGGTAGCGGTGACAAAAAGGGACAATGCAAGAAAAAGGGAAGGATGGGAGGAAGGAGGAAGACAAACACAGGACAACGTTATTCAGGTTAGGATCATTCATGCATGATGCTAGCCTGGTACACAATTCTATGTGTGGATTTCATCACATAAGGGTGAATCCACATACATTTAAAGCACTCACAATGCACTATGCAAGAACTGACCATTCACAAAATCTTGGTGGGTTTATTGAACATGAGAGTATACACATCTCTATTTCCATCAGTCACAAACACTTTCGGTTCCTGTGTGACAGGATGCTGAGAGTGTTCGACTGAGATCTGCTCAAACTCTAATCAGTTGTGAGGGAGATTGATGGACAGCATGGATAAAAGGAGTGAAGAGGAGTGTGATGGGGATGAAGAGAGAGCCCAGAGAGCCTGGGTCTTTCCACATGACGTGCCAATTATTCCACGCTGATAGAGCAGAAAAAGACTCTCCATCTATTCCTCGCCTATATCTCTCTTCCCCTTTAACCTTCTCCCTCTCTTTCACTTCTCTCACTCTTTTCCTTTTCACCCAGCCTTCTCAAAAAGCCCCTGGAGAACAAAAATATGGATGTAGTTTAATATAGCTACAATTTGAATAAACAATTATAgatatagattaaaaaaaacattaaaaaaatagattttttgcATTTACTAAATTTGAGAAAATTGATTGTATTTTGCTGTAATGTATtacagtttctacaaaaatattaagcaaaaaaaaacttaaatattgacaataataaaatgaagaaaggatcatatgacactgaagactgtgaatggctgctgaaaatttcacaatattaccgttttaTATCACATAACAATATTACTATAGTTCTGATCAACTAAATGCACACCGACCCTAAACTTTTTGAAAAGTAGTGTACATTTAATTTTCTCTCAGTTCACAATTCACAATTAGTCTAATAAAGAAGGGAGAAAAGGTCAGAAACAGCAAGTGAATTAGACCAGTGAAGACTGTTTGAAGTATTTGTGGCGCAGTGTTGATTCACTTCTCATCTATATGAGCAGCCAGGGACAGCAATCATTTGAAAGATAAAGTCTTTTCAGAGTAGAAAACTAAATCGAATGTGGACGAGGCCGAGAGATACAGCGAATGGCACAGCAAGCAGAAAAAAGGAATAAATGAAATGATGAGTCTGGGTGAAAAGATGTGTGTACATAAATGTTCGTATCCATTTGCTGGAAGGAAGGTTAAGACGAGAAGGAGATATACGCAGTCCACTTCAAAGGGAATAATTAGCTGTTACACTGACAAGTCTAAACCCTGATCATATCCAGCTTAGCAAGAGTGCCTATAACAGCAAATATGTTCTCCTGTAATTATAGCTGCAATGAACCCTCTGATCTCACTCGTTCTCTTGCCAATATCTGCTTCTCTCTTCCTTCCCCATAAAAGATTAGATTCTTTTCTAATATTCATGGCCTGTTGAACAGGGGCCAGATTTATTAAACAGAGTAAGGAGATTTACAGCGCAACAGCCTATCTTCTCCTTACCTACAGCACACAGGCCCTCAGCTGtctgtatatgtatgtgtgcgCGCTTTTTCTCCCTCTAATCCATTTTTCAAACCTCCCCTGTTTTCTCCACCTGTCTCATTTACTTGGCTTATGTTGTAGAGCTCACATTTTCCCAAGTCTCTGGCTTCATGCTTCCTTTCTCGCCCTTCTCCCGAGACCCACCTGTCTCtggtttctttgttctgttagGGGGTTTTAAGTGCATTTTAGAGTCCCAAATGTTCTGTGATTGACGCCACAATTCAGCTTTTTCAAAGCGCAACTCCCGTCACTGCTAGAAAGTTCTCTCCCAGCCTCACTTTACTTGTgactgacacacacagacatacgcacacatgtacacacacacacacgcctcTCCTAAAAGCTCTCGGCAGTGAGCTTACCCTCAGACAGACATTTTGTGTTGGTTTCAAGCAGAAACGTTCTACAGCTTTTAGCATACCATGTAAATACAACCTAACAAAGTAAGTCTAAGAAGGCTAAAACCGTTCAAGACTGAGATGAACAAATTAAAACTGAGAACAAGGCTAGAGATAGACTAAGGCTGCAAATCAACACTTAGGCTAGACTAAGTCTAAAAACAAGACTCAAACCAAGTACAACTTCTacaaaactgaacaaaaacCAAGACCAAGACAAAGATGGACCACGTCTAGGCTGAGACCAGACTAGGCCTAATACtgtagatagaatgacagaacgtTAGACTGAAGGATGATAGAATGTTAGAGAGAACAATATgttggacagacagacagatagatagaatcaTAGAATAGACAGAAccatagaatgatagatagattgacagaATGATATAGAAtgaacaatagaatgatagaacagtCGACAGAATGATAaaaagaacaatagatagatcaTACCTGTTGTTGACCCTGGTTCTTAAGGAATTCCTCTCTCTGTTTGCTTGTTTTGACCTTTTCTGATCCACTCTGCTGCAGGTGCTTCAGACGAGACAGCGCCTTACCACCACTAGTCTGAGATGGACAAGAGAGAAGAACAGATGTTCTGTGCACTATATTTGGTAATAATTTCCATCCAATTTCCAACAGTGTATTTGCAATCACTGGCAGTCAGAGGAAGTGCTGGAGGAAAACAGTGTGCAAGACAGGCAGGGGGGTGATGTGTTTTTAATAGAACACATGCAAGCATCTCGGCGCAGTCCTCTTGGTCTTTCTTACGCACACATTCACATATTACCTGTAATTTCTTGCATTAAATTCAGAGATGATAAATCATATTGCTCAGCATAAAGCTGCCAAAAGCTCTCCGCACAATTCTCACTAATGACCACTTTCTCTAGGCCTACCTCTCTCTTCATATACTACCTAAACAAGATCACACACTAGACCAGAGTCACAACGAGCCaacagtcattttaaagcttCAAGGAGGTCCATTAGCTTTTTGTTTTATGCAAACGAGCGCATCGCTGAACGAGGGGCTTTGTAAGAGGATCTAATGCCTGCAATCATGTGGACCTACGGATGCCAGGCTCCATCTGTCCTATGAAAGCAGCATGCACGACCTAGAGTGAGGGGCTCGAACACCATAGTTAGGAGGGATGATGCAAT includes the following:
- the LOC125272027 gene encoding signaling mucin HKR1-like, which codes for MSLFSVFMLCFFSTYSFIPLTLPSPSNPQALSLNISRARTTESLLASTRAASFSGHLPSRLRKYPQEVALSSLTASSNQAKALLASLSASSLSAESLLLSSTFRHHRLLREQNFSSSSLPLPISNGRSPPSPTSPTSSSSPSSPSALTSLSLSSLALKPTAIHSLEFDKERNKTEPKTVTRDDGE